In the Dysidea avara chromosome 14, odDysAvar1.4, whole genome shotgun sequence genome, CTTGAATCATAGCGATAACGTTCTATGCTTGAACAGTATGTATCAAGTTTAGCGCTACTaaaatatattacatgtatatttCGCAATGCTACTCAATTGTGGCGGACGGCGCAATACCGAATATTTTTATAAGCTATATGGTtacaggtatatatgccacatcAAAGACTAGTTAATAATGAATGTTGAAGTGTTGAGACAAATACAATCTGTGTTCTGTTTGAAGTCTTGCAGCAACGGGTGGTGGATTTGTAGACTTTCAGGCTTGAAATTAGCATCTTTAATCCAAATACAACTCGGATTTGCATGATAATGAGCCACtgagttaacaacttataattTACCTGTATGTTGATTAGTGATCTGTCTAATTTCCTCATGTGAAACACATATGTTATATGGCGGATCTGGTAATTTCTCATCACAGAAATATCCAAATCGGCAACCAGCACAAACACGCATATGCTTCGTAACAAACTTTAAAATATAAGGTTTCATACCATGGGGGGAGTATGGTTGTGATGGATTAGACTACATATGAAATGGAGGCATTGAACCAACTGACGATTGAGACACTACCGACGACTGTGGCATGTAACCAAATGATAACTGAGATACTACCGATGACTGGGGCATATACCCAACTGACGACTGGGGCATGTAACCGACTGATGACTGAGACACTTCTGACGACTGGGGCATGTAACCAACTGATGACTGAGACACTACTGACGACTGGGGCATGTAACCGACTAATGACTGAGACACTTCTGACGACTGGGGCATGTAACCAACTGATGACTGAGACACTTCTGACGACTGAGACACTACCGACGACTGTGGCATATAACCAACTGATGACTGAGACACTTCTGACGACTGGGGCATGTAACTGACTGATGACTGAGACACTACTGATGACTGGGGCATGTGACCGACTGATGACTGAGACACTTCTGACGACTGGGGCATGTAACCGACTAATGACTGAGACACTTCTGACGACTGGGGCATGTAACCGACTGATGACTGAGACACTTCTGACGACTGGGGCATGTAACCAACTGATGACTGAGACACTACTGACGACTGGGGCATGTAACCAACTGATGACTGAGACACTACTGACGACTGAGACACTACTGACGACTGAGACACTACCGACGACTGTGGCATATAACCAACTGATGACTGAGACACTTCTGACGACTTGGGCATGTAACTGACTGATGACTGAGACACTACTGATGACTGGGGCATGTAACCGACTGATGACTGAGACACTTCTGACGACTGGGGCATGTAACCGACTAATGACTGAGACACTTCTGACGACTGGGGCATGTAACCAACTGATGACTGAGACACTTCTGACGACTGGGGCATGTAACCAACTGATGACTGAGACACTTCTGACGACTGGGGCATGTAACCGACTAATGACTGAGACACTTCTGATGACTGGGGCATGTAACCAACTGATGACTGAGACACTTCTGACGACTGGGGCATGTAACCGACTGATGACTGAGACACTTTTGATGACTGGGGCATGTAACCGACTGATGACTGAGACACTTCTGACGACTGTGGCATGTAACCAAATGATGACTGAGATACTACCGATGACTGGGGCATATACCCAACTGACGACTGGGGCATGTAACCGACTAATGACTGAGACACTTCTGACGACTTGGGCATGTAACCGACTGATGACTGAGACACTTCTGACGACTGGGGCATGTAACCGACTGATGACTGAGACACTTCTGACGACTGGGGCATGTAACCAACTGATGACTGAGACACTTCTGACGACTGGAGCATGTAACCAACTTATGACTGAGACACTTCTGACGACTGGGGCATGTAACCGACTAATGACTGAGACACTACCGACGACTGTGGCATATAACCAACTGACGACTGTGGCATGTAACCAACTGATGATTGAGACACTACTGACGACTGGGGCATGTAACCAACTGATGACTGAGACACTACTGATGACTGAGACACTACCGACGACTGTGGCATATAACCAACTGACGACTGTGGCATGTAACCAACTGATGACTGAGACACTACTGACGACTGTGGCATATAACCAACTGATGACTGGGGCATGTCACCAACTGGTGACTGAGACACTACCGATGACTGGGGCATGTAACCAACTGGTGACTGAGACACTACCGATGACTGGGGCATGTAACCAAAGTTCATATTGAATGTAGCATTTGCTGGTAAACCAGTCACAGAAGATGTACGATCGTATGTCCTGGTCGGAATATTATTACTTCTTGATTTTCCCCTTCTAGAATGCTTTGCTACACCACCTTTTTGGCCAGCAACTCCTTTCGGTAAACCAGACATGGCCAATGAATCAAGATCAGGGGAACAAGATTGTTTCCTCCACCAATGACAAAACTTTTGAAGACTGTTGGTAGCTTCAGCAGCTGCTACAGTGTGTTGGCAGATTTTGTATGTTGTAAATCTTGGACATATACCACTACACACAAATTGACCTGATGACTTAAAAGTTACATGATGAGGCTCATTGTGCTCACTAGTAACCATTCTGTTCTGGGAACCTGGTTGGCCAGGAACAGGAACAACTAAACCTGGACTAAACAAAAGTTTTTGTGCTTTCATCCATATGTCTTTTAAACTGCCAGTGGGAATGATATCTTTGTTGATAAGGAATTCATAGTTTACAGACAACTGTTGTTCATTGCAACTGTGTACAGGCTCTTCCATAACCTCTTGAAAATTTCCTAAAGACACTGTCAACACCTTGTTAATATGGCATTTGTGAGTCTTTTCACTTAAAGTAAACCACTTGTCGGAGTCAATTTCAAGGTGTTGAAACTCTTGACAGAAACGCCAGCGATCATTGCGTATCACTGCTTTACGAATAAGGTTTTCTTGGGATTCCACAAAATCAAATATTTTGTCAACAAATGGACGTAGTTCATGTTCTTTGTAATCAGTCCGACTTTTCAAAGTGCTGTTCATTGATTCACTCATGTTGGTGTAAAAAGGATCAGGGTTTTCTCCTAAGCCAGCTTTTTTGCGAATTTCTGGAAGCATACAATTGACAACCACATCAGTTTTTTCTGTAACAAACCATTCATAAAACACAGGTTGAACTAATTTGCCTTGGGGTACACAATGGTAGTGACTTTCAAACTGATTCCATctttctttcaaatcacaaagtTTCTCCCTAAAGTCTTTTTCACTTTCTGCATCGACTAAGCATTTAAATCTATCTGAGCCAACAGTCACACCCATGATGTCATGAAGAATTTCTTTAACAATGTTTTTAGGAAGCTGAAGCTGTTTTCATTTATCTTCGATGTTTCTTTGGAAATGGGAAAAACATCTCAGGTGTACAGCCTTTGGAAATACCCCACAAAACGCTTCATGTAGTGGACCTTCTCCGTCTGTTCCAATGGCTTTTGTATTCTTTAGTGATGGACGTAATCCCATCACCTGGGACGCAAAATAATGATAATTGGAGAACTTGAGGCTCTGATGAATAAGTAATGGGCCCAAGTAAATAGGTGACTTCCCGGTGCCTTTAGCAACCATCATCTTCAATGGAAATACTATTGGagtctagtgttgttttagtatggagttttagttttagttttagttatagttgtagctagtttcatcaataattttagttttagttttagttacagtaatctttcttaattctttttagttattgatttagttatggttattcactctttgatgttttagttttagttatagttacagttaaaaacataaaaaccttttagttttagttacagttttagttatgtacatcaaaatcttttagttctagttctagttatagttagaaacatgaaaaccttttagttttagttatagttacagttaaaaacatgaaaactttttagttttagttacagttttagttatgtacatgaaaatgttttagttctagttctagttaaagacttgaaaaccttttatttttagacacagttttagttatgtatctgaaaaccttttagttttagttgtgcataagaaaacctTGTTTAACTTTAATAGTAAGCACCAAGTGactatattttatgtgaatgaaactcttgttataatttcagtaccatttttccagcttagtattacaaaatctttgtattacaagacctgtcaatttttttataatatagATTAATACAATGCTTAACACAGTGCATTTGACGCAATCTCTGTCACAGGTATTCCTTATTCTTTCTTAGTAGAACTTCTCTTTCCAAGTTGCTATCAGTAAGTCTGTTGCATTTGCCAGATGTCGATTCCCCACTTGTAGAAAATACTCTTTCAATAGGGGCTGTTGAAGCAGGTATGCATAATACGTCACAAGCAACAGCTGCAATAAGAGGGAAATAAGTGGTACAATTCCAAAAGTAAAACGGATCATCTTCAagctcaaatgtaaaattttcctGCTTGTAACGCTCAATTTCTTTCTCTTCTGGAGACAAAGAAGCACTACTGTTTCTGTCATCTTTGCATTTTTGTTTTTCTTTCAACAG is a window encoding:
- the LOC136244145 gene encoding DNA-directed RNA polymerase II subunit RPB1-like, giving the protein MLQSSEVSQSSVGYMPQSSEVSQSSVGYMPQSSEVSQSSVGYMPKSSEVSQSLVGYMPQSSVGYMPQSSVVSQSSFGYMPQSSEVSQSSVGYMPQSSKVSQSSVGYMPQSSEVSQSSVGYMPQSSEVSQSLVGYMPQSSEVSQSSVGYMPQSSEVSQSSVGYMPQSSEVSQSLVGYMPQSSEVSQSSVGYMPQSSVVSQSSVSYMPKSSEVSQSSVGYMPQSSVVSQSSVVSQSSVVSQSSVGYMPQSSVVSQSSVGYMPQSSEVSQSSVGYMPQSSEVSQSLVGYMPQSSEVSQSSVGHMPQSSVVSQSSVSYMPQSSEVSQSSVGYMPQSSVVSQSSEVSQSSVGYMPQSSEVSQSLVGYMPQSSVVSQSSVGYMPQSSEVSQSSVGYMPQSSVGYMPQSSVVSQLSFGYMPQSSVVSQSSVGSMPPFHM